In a genomic window of Nodosilinea sp. E11:
- a CDS encoding TIR domain-containing protein: MSSLSHSDKRKLEKLFGMASGYVLDFSNRTFSDFMHDAAGVDIYDSKYEYASGSKANRLRTFWMQESDDLVSQVLEDLIELAEDDSSSDTKQVLAARKIVSRLKGDKTPEISVRNSQSTVRTASSDAGTNFLYDVSLSFAGEQRNYVSSVAKYLKESGISIFYDEFEDLWGKDLAIELEKVYSSNSRYIVIFVSQNYINKSWTNHERQSALAGRISRRDDSVLPVHFDSTKLPGLPFTVAYLNIHDVTPEYLASRIINKLSK; the protein is encoded by the coding sequence TTGTCTTCTCTTTCTCACAGCGATAAGCGAAAGCTAGAAAAGCTTTTCGGTATGGCATCTGGTTATGTTCTGGATTTCAGCAACCGAACATTTTCAGATTTCATGCATGATGCAGCCGGAGTCGACATCTATGACTCTAAATACGAATATGCAAGCGGTTCAAAGGCAAATCGTCTCAGAACCTTTTGGATGCAGGAATCAGATGATCTTGTGTCTCAAGTCCTAGAAGATCTTATTGAGTTAGCTGAGGATGACTCATCATCGGATACAAAGCAGGTTCTTGCTGCCCGTAAAATTGTCTCTAGGCTAAAAGGAGACAAAACTCCAGAGATATCAGTAAGGAATAGCCAGAGTACCGTAAGAACAGCTAGTTCTGACGCAGGAACAAACTTTCTTTACGATGTCTCTCTTTCCTTCGCGGGAGAACAGAGAAATTATGTCTCCAGCGTTGCAAAATATCTTAAGGAGTCAGGAATTTCTATCTTTTATGATGAGTTTGAGGATCTTTGGGGTAAGGATCTCGCTATTGAGCTTGAAAAAGTTTATTCTTCTAATTCACGATACATCGTCATTTTTGTCTCTCAAAACTACATTAATAAATCTTGGACAAATCATGAACGACAGAGCGCCTTAGCTGGCAGGATCTCACGCCGAGATGATAGCGTTTTGCCAGTTCACTTTGATTCGACTAAACTTCCTGGCCTTCCGTTTACAGTCGCATATCTCAACATTCATGATGTTACTCCTGAGTATCTTGCGTCTCGAATTATTAATAAACTGAGTAAATAA
- a CDS encoding nucleotidyltransferase family protein, whose protein sequence is MHIDKQLREKRDRILALAEQHGAYNIRVFGSVARNEADAQSDIDFLVDMEAGRSLFDLGGLLMELQDLLGCPVDIVTEKGLRAKIRDRVLSEAVPL, encoded by the coding sequence ATGCATATTGATAAACAACTTCGAGAGAAGCGTGACAGGATTTTAGCTCTTGCAGAGCAGCACGGAGCATACAACATTCGAGTTTTTGGTTCTGTAGCACGCAACGAGGCAGATGCTCAAAGTGATATTGATTTCTTGGTCGATATGGAGGCGGGACGCAGTCTATTCGATCTGGGTGGGCTATTGATGGAGTTGCAAGACCTGCTGGGTTGCCCAGTAGATATCGTGACTGAAAAAGGGCTGCGGGCTAAGATCCGCGATCGCGTTCTGAGCGAAGCTGTGCCTCTATGA
- a CDS encoding EAL domain-containing protein, whose protein sequence is MRFTFSNWFHQRLVWLLPLGLAGLFVLTVSELGLLAPLVQAESKLRFRLRGPRPWADQVVLIAIDEPSLAALGAFPLPRRHYAELLRRLQAAPPRVIVFDLIFSDISTDDGLLSEAIAAHPAVLLASAWDRQGTPLGPTPTLATAALASGHILQQHQGGYLHSVKPIVGAEPALAVVTAEALRLTQQSVTLPPLDRPLWVNWPGSASHLTTVSLVEVLEGRVSPQVFEGKVVLIGATALGLDDWVTPFDTEPPASGVYLHGALIDNLLLQRWLRPMPGSWGLVLALALALVVGLQRRSLPQQLGLVVFFLMAWWALALGLLTANVWLPVVGPMLLVSSVGGLTMGQQGLRQNRWLTRMTAGLQRRHHSLLLPSPFPSQPDSAAMPPALPFDRTSGVVQLVELTQQLGRSQAIQAAIARSLPLGLVVAAADGTVWFVNPLAQEWLGLAAGDQLAASQLIAWFESGGWQQLWALVAQGQRVPTQVRQQVGQRDRASGGGETRSPHRWYELRFEPLLADTHSPADWPPGAIVLIEDITDRQRLEAELRQLNNTLEEQVQGRTRQLEQLNRSLQEQIAERQRAQNQMTYEALHDVLTGLPNRRQFLNHLSAQFDQPAGDLFAVLFLDCDRFKLINDSFGHGVGDDLLKRVATIVQECVRPTDVVARFGGDEFTILLTTLDQVADAIVVAQRIRQRFSEALIIQSHQLFTNTSIGIVIGGPHYHHPDELLRDADTAMYQAKTHGLGYALFEPGMHLNVRRSLQTETALRQALERQEFQLHYQPMVNLANRQLMGCEALLRWLHPDRGLLFPDDFMTLAEEADLMVAIGGWVLGEACTQMQRWRRRNLITASAVVSVNVSATQFAQADFVAQVDRTLQDSGLPAANLKLEITETVVIQNPDQVVPVMQTLRDRGICLSIDDFGTGYSSLGYLQQLPVNILKIDRSFIANIHQSAQQYGIVETIVRLATHLNMQVIAEGIEQLAQLEALHQLGCEFGQGFFFARPLSVSQFSQYLRARALEEG, encoded by the coding sequence ATGAGATTTACCTTCTCTAACTGGTTTCACCAAAGACTGGTATGGCTACTTCCTCTGGGTCTTGCCGGTCTTTTCGTTTTAACCGTAAGCGAACTAGGGCTGCTAGCTCCCCTAGTACAAGCCGAGTCTAAGTTACGCTTTCGCCTGCGGGGGCCACGCCCCTGGGCAGACCAGGTAGTGCTAATTGCCATTGACGAGCCCAGCTTGGCAGCCTTGGGGGCCTTTCCTTTGCCCCGACGACACTACGCTGAGCTGCTGCGAAGATTGCAGGCGGCACCGCCTAGGGTCATTGTGTTTGACTTGATCTTCAGCGATATCAGCACCGACGATGGCCTGCTGTCCGAGGCGATCGCGGCTCATCCTGCCGTCCTGCTGGCCTCCGCATGGGATCGGCAGGGCACCCCCCTGGGGCCAACTCCGACCCTGGCCACCGCCGCCCTGGCCAGCGGCCACATCTTGCAGCAGCACCAGGGCGGCTACCTTCACAGCGTTAAGCCCATAGTCGGCGCTGAGCCCGCCCTGGCGGTGGTCACGGCGGAGGCCCTGAGGTTGACTCAGCAGTCCGTAACATTGCCGCCCTTAGATCGCCCCCTGTGGGTCAATTGGCCCGGTTCGGCCAGCCACCTGACCACTGTTTCATTGGTGGAGGTGCTAGAAGGGCGGGTGTCGCCCCAGGTGTTTGAGGGCAAGGTGGTGTTGATTGGGGCCACTGCCCTGGGCCTCGATGACTGGGTGACCCCCTTTGACACCGAGCCGCCCGCCAGCGGCGTCTATTTGCATGGAGCGCTGATCGATAACCTGCTGCTGCAACGCTGGCTGAGGCCAATGCCTGGGAGCTGGGGGCTGGTTTTAGCGTTGGCGCTGGCGTTGGTGGTTGGGTTACAGCGGCGATCGCTGCCTCAGCAGCTGGGGTTAGTGGTTTTTTTTCTGATGGCTTGGTGGGCTTTAGCCCTGGGCCTGTTGACGGCAAATGTTTGGTTGCCGGTGGTGGGGCCGATGCTGCTGGTGAGCAGCGTTGGTGGCCTGACCATGGGCCAGCAGGGGCTGCGGCAAAACCGCTGGCTAACACGCATGACCGCCGGACTGCAACGCCGCCATCACTCACTGCTGCTGCCCAGCCCCTTTCCTTCCCAGCCAGACTCAGCAGCTATGCCGCCAGCGCTTCCCTTCGATCGCACCTCAGGGGTCGTTCAGCTGGTCGAACTCACCCAGCAACTTGGGCGCTCCCAGGCCATTCAGGCCGCCATTGCCCGCAGTTTACCCCTGGGGTTGGTGGTGGCGGCGGCAGACGGCACTGTCTGGTTTGTCAATCCTTTAGCCCAGGAGTGGCTGGGGCTGGCAGCAGGCGATCAGCTAGCAGCCAGCCAGCTGATCGCCTGGTTTGAGTCGGGGGGCTGGCAACAGCTCTGGGCCTTGGTGGCCCAAGGGCAGCGGGTGCCGACCCAGGTGCGGCAGCAGGTTGGGCAGCGCGATCGCGCCTCGGGTGGGGGCGAGACGCGATCGCCGCATCGCTGGTACGAGCTTCGCTTTGAGCCGCTGCTTGCCGATACCCACAGTCCGGCTGACTGGCCTCCAGGGGCGATCGTACTGATCGAAGACATCACCGACCGTCAGCGGCTGGAGGCTGAATTGCGGCAGCTCAACAATACCCTCGAAGAGCAGGTGCAGGGGCGCACCCGCCAGCTCGAACAGCTCAACCGATCGCTGCAAGAGCAGATCGCCGAGCGCCAGCGGGCTCAAAACCAAATGACCTACGAGGCCCTACATGACGTGCTGACGGGGTTGCCCAATCGTCGCCAGTTTTTGAACCATCTCAGTGCCCAGTTTGACCAGCCCGCGGGCGACCTGTTTGCCGTGCTGTTTCTCGACTGCGATCGCTTTAAGCTGATCAACGACTCCTTTGGTCATGGGGTAGGCGATGACTTGCTGAAGCGGGTGGCCACCATTGTGCAAGAGTGTGTGCGCCCCACCGACGTGGTAGCTCGGTTTGGCGGCGATGAGTTCACGATTTTGCTGACTACCCTTGACCAGGTGGCCGACGCGATCGTGGTGGCCCAGCGCATTCGCCAACGGTTTAGTGAAGCGCTGATCATTCAGTCGCACCAGCTGTTTACCAACACCAGCATTGGCATTGTTATCGGTGGCCCCCACTACCACCACCCCGATGAGCTGCTGCGCGATGCCGACACCGCCATGTACCAGGCCAAGACCCATGGCCTCGGCTACGCGCTGTTTGAGCCTGGCATGCATCTCAATGTGCGGCGATCGCTACAGACCGAAACAGCTCTACGCCAGGCGCTAGAACGGCAGGAGTTTCAGCTTCACTATCAGCCGATGGTTAACCTAGCAAACCGACAACTCATGGGCTGTGAGGCACTGCTGCGTTGGCTGCACCCCGATCGAGGGCTGCTGTTTCCTGACGACTTTATGACCCTTGCCGAAGAGGCTGACCTGATGGTAGCGATCGGGGGCTGGGTGCTGGGGGAAGCCTGTACCCAAATGCAGCGCTGGCGACGCCGTAATCTAATTACGGCCAGCGCGGTCGTCAGTGTGAATGTGTCGGCCACCCAGTTTGCCCAGGCCGATTTTGTTGCCCAAGTCGATCGAACGCTGCAAGACAGCGGCCTACCCGCTGCCAACCTCAAGCTGGAAATCACCGAAACCGTAGTGATTCAAAACCCCGACCAGGTAGTGCCCGTGATGCAAACCCTGCGCGATCGCGGCATTTGCCTCAGCATCGACGACTTTGGCACCGGCTACTCGTCGCTGGGCTACCTGCAACAGCTGCCGGTGAATATTCTCAAAATCGACCGCAGCTTTATTGCCAATATTCACCAGAGTGCTCAGCAGTACGGCATCGTTGAAACCATCGTTCGCCTCGCGACTCACCTCAATATGCAGGTAATTGCCGAGGGGATCGAGCAACTGGCACAGCTAGAGGCGCTCCATCAACTGGGTTGTGAGTTTGGTCAAGGGTTTTTCTTTGCCCGCCCGCTCAGCGTCAGCCAGTTTAGTCAATATCTGCGAGCCAGAGCACTTGAGGAAGGGTAG
- a CDS encoding rhodanese-like domain-containing protein, producing the protein MTNLPDPIENIPNQVERMAHQAEHIPEQAEEASDRVAEGIESVKDKVTQPLPTPPDMSKSQASPDELLKRLNWGEPALTILDVRSREAFNDERITGAVPMPIEQIPGGIESTLEPKRDIYIYGDSNDQAAQAASQLRQAGYTSVAVVQGGLPAWKGISGPTEGIKAFSSPVSA; encoded by the coding sequence ATGACTAATCTTCCCGATCCGATTGAAAACATTCCTAACCAAGTCGAAAGAATGGCCCACCAAGCGGAGCACATTCCAGAGCAGGCCGAGGAGGCATCTGACCGCGTCGCAGAAGGAATCGAGTCGGTCAAAGATAAAGTCACCCAGCCTCTGCCCACTCCTCCCGATATGTCCAAGTCCCAGGCTTCCCCCGATGAATTGCTGAAGCGGTTGAACTGGGGTGAGCCGGCCCTCACTATTTTAGATGTACGCAGCCGGGAAGCCTTTAATGACGAGCGCATTACGGGTGCTGTACCCATGCCTATAGAGCAGATTCCTGGCGGCATTGAGTCAACCCTAGAGCCCAAGCGCGATATTTACATCTACGGCGATAGCAACGACCAGGCGGCCCAAGCGGCTAGCCAGCTTCGCCAGGCAGGCTACACCAGCGTTGCGGTTGTGCAAGGTGGTCTTCCAGCCTGGAAAGGCATTAGCGGACCGACCGAAGGCATCAAGGCCTTTTCATCGCCGGTCAGCGCTTAG
- a CDS encoding type 1 glutamine amidotransferase: protein MDILVIQHVEADPVGILGRYLEVKGAWLHTWLVPQQPTPPAGHYDGLIVLGGPMNACEDDTFPHLVRVTELIREFHRQSKPVLGICLGAQLIARAFGGRVYQNDRPELGFTPLFPVAEGEEPWIQNYPPGMPMMQWHFDTFDLPAGAKLLLTNEVCANQAFRLGNYTYGLQFHPEVTPEIVMNWIAFKTDWIEAHYPHLFEQLREQLVMHWVQSAQFTEQLANAWYGQVVAASQTGSLLRQT, encoded by the coding sequence ATGGATATTCTCGTTATTCAACATGTCGAAGCGGACCCCGTTGGCATCCTCGGTCGATACCTGGAGGTGAAAGGGGCCTGGCTGCATACCTGGCTGGTGCCGCAACAGCCAACCCCACCAGCCGGTCACTACGATGGCCTGATCGTACTGGGTGGCCCCATGAACGCCTGTGAAGACGACACCTTTCCTCACTTGGTGCGGGTGACAGAGCTGATTCGAGAGTTTCATCGTCAGAGTAAGCCCGTGTTGGGCATTTGCCTGGGGGCGCAGCTGATTGCGCGGGCCTTTGGTGGCCGGGTCTACCAAAACGATCGGCCAGAACTGGGCTTTACGCCGCTGTTTCCGGTGGCTGAGGGTGAGGAACCCTGGATTCAGAACTACCCACCGGGTATGCCGATGATGCAGTGGCATTTTGACACCTTTGATTTGCCCGCTGGGGCCAAGCTGCTGCTGACCAACGAAGTCTGCGCCAATCAGGCCTTTCGCCTAGGCAATTACACCTACGGCTTGCAGTTTCATCCCGAAGTCACGCCCGAAATTGTGATGAACTGGATCGCCTTTAAGACCGATTGGATTGAGGCCCATTACCCCCACCTGTTTGAGCAACTGCGGGAGCAGCTGGTCATGCACTGGGTGCAGTCGGCCCAGTTTACCGAGCAGCTCGCCAATGCCTGGTACGGCCAGGTTGTTGCTGCCTCCCAAACGGGGTCGCTGCTGCGGCAGACATGA
- a CDS encoding glutamine synthetase family protein, with protein sequence MTGVLTRVDTSTDLERYVVAEGRDELVKQVRAKIDELGIQYIYYQFVSVTGRVVGKGIPADYWETTAANGFQLVYGATVNLAMDRNSQYLGYGPEAAELVAIPDPETFCQLPWDKRVARVYCVCFRNREEEEDAAAFLTGDCRGNLKRIHAEFQAKHGLQLRHGCEPEMMWLKKGPDGKPNGGVTKPNCYHIDQFEELRPVFLRVIEYGRAMGLDMIQGDHEDAPGQLELNFMFDDALRTCDRLTTYRQICAQVAREFNLIACFMSKPFMGVSASGCHHNLSLWRGGDEAIKMFGFDSLPGLEGNFTYHQGGENTFMPVEGTSKRIPGPVGLHCIGGVIEHLPALTAIGCSTVNSYRRLWDAGFWAPVYSDWGYQNRTCGLRVSAPGRFEYRAVDSMVNPYLMAGAILKAFDDGLSRQLDPGEPEQRNIYEAMDSGKQVKKLPMSLGEALDALATDAVIQAALPGEMYRLYDQYKRDEWIRFLATTTNWDVENYMDCLP encoded by the coding sequence GTGACTGGAGTGCTAACGCGGGTCGATACCTCGACCGATTTGGAGCGCTACGTTGTCGCCGAGGGGCGCGACGAGTTGGTTAAGCAGGTGCGAGCCAAAATCGACGAACTGGGCATTCAGTACATCTATTACCAGTTTGTCTCGGTCACCGGGCGTGTTGTCGGTAAAGGCATTCCCGCTGACTATTGGGAAACTACGGCTGCCAATGGCTTTCAACTGGTCTACGGGGCCACCGTCAACCTGGCGATGGATCGCAATAGCCAGTACCTGGGCTACGGGCCTGAGGCCGCCGAACTGGTGGCTATTCCCGACCCGGAAACCTTTTGCCAACTGCCTTGGGACAAACGGGTAGCAAGAGTTTACTGCGTCTGCTTTCGCAACCGTGAAGAAGAGGAAGACGCAGCGGCGTTTTTGACCGGCGACTGTCGCGGCAACCTCAAGCGCATCCATGCCGAGTTTCAGGCGAAGCACGGCTTGCAGCTGCGCCACGGCTGCGAACCCGAGATGATGTGGCTGAAAAAAGGCCCCGACGGCAAGCCTAACGGCGGGGTGACCAAGCCCAACTGCTACCACATCGACCAGTTTGAAGAGCTGCGTCCGGTGTTTCTGCGGGTGATCGAGTACGGGCGGGCTATGGGGCTCGACATGATCCAGGGCGACCATGAGGATGCGCCGGGGCAGCTAGAGCTGAACTTTATGTTTGACGATGCGCTCAGGACCTGCGATCGCCTCACCACCTACCGACAGATCTGTGCCCAAGTGGCCCGCGAGTTTAACCTGATCGCCTGCTTTATGTCGAAGCCGTTTATGGGGGTGTCGGCCTCGGGCTGTCACCACAACCTGTCGCTGTGGCGGGGTGGCGACGAGGCGATCAAAATGTTTGGCTTTGACAGCCTGCCCGGTTTAGAGGGCAATTTCACCTACCACCAGGGCGGCGAGAATACCTTTATGCCGGTCGAAGGCACCTCCAAGCGCATCCCTGGGCCGGTGGGGCTGCACTGCATTGGCGGCGTGATCGAGCATTTGCCTGCCTTGACGGCGATCGGTTGCTCGACGGTCAACTCCTACCGCCGCCTGTGGGATGCGGGCTTTTGGGCACCGGTCTACTCTGACTGGGGCTACCAAAACCGCACCTGCGGCCTGCGGGTGTCGGCTCCGGGTCGGTTTGAGTACCGCGCGGTCGACTCAATGGTGAACCCCTACCTGATGGCGGGGGCCATTCTCAAAGCCTTTGACGACGGCCTCAGCCGCCAGCTCGACCCCGGCGAGCCGGAGCAGCGCAACATCTATGAGGCGATGGACAGTGGCAAGCAGGTGAAGAAGCTGCCGATGTCGTTGGGAGAGGCGCTGGATGCCCTGGCTACCGATGCGGTGATCCAGGCGGCGCTGCCGGGGGAAATGTATCGCCTCTACGACCAGTACAAGCGCGACGAGTGGATTCGCTTTTTGGCTACTACCACCAACTGGGATGTGGAGAACTATATGGACTGCCTGCCGTAG
- a CDS encoding FecR family protein — protein MPYRPAMSDRWLRWPVLGLISIITVLLVALNTEAIPVRVERGLSVRQIQGEVVLLRSQRSAPAAVGDRLSAVGDGLRTGSRAAVVLEVDTDVGFLDVSERTELRIRTLEMASDGGRITHLNVSRGQVRTRLRRFTNTGSQFEIQTPAGISGVRGTEFGVSVQENGKTGIATLSGAVETSAAGESVALPAGFQNSIWPGEPPTEPVPLRDDPGLQYRREVFLTNNTRYVTLIGQVDPVNTVFVNGAPQDVDRQGEFRLTRLATSRLRVEVLVITPLGRQQLHEIYLL, from the coding sequence ATGCCTTACCGTCCGGCTATGAGCGATCGCTGGCTGCGCTGGCCAGTCCTAGGACTGATCAGTATTATTACTGTTTTACTCGTAGCCTTAAATACCGAGGCCATCCCTGTACGGGTAGAGCGGGGGTTATCGGTGCGCCAGATACAGGGCGAAGTCGTGCTGCTGCGATCGCAGCGGTCTGCTCCGGCGGCAGTGGGCGATCGCTTATCAGCGGTAGGCGATGGGTTGCGCACTGGCAGTCGAGCGGCAGTGGTGCTCGAAGTCGATACTGACGTAGGCTTTTTAGATGTGTCTGAGCGGACTGAGCTGCGCATTCGCACCCTAGAGATGGCCTCCGATGGAGGTCGCATCACGCATCTCAACGTGTCGCGGGGGCAAGTACGTACGCGGCTGCGGCGTTTTACCAACACCGGCTCTCAGTTTGAAATTCAGACCCCCGCCGGCATTAGCGGCGTGCGCGGTACCGAGTTTGGCGTCAGCGTGCAGGAAAACGGCAAAACCGGCATTGCCACCCTTTCTGGGGCCGTCGAGACCAGCGCTGCTGGAGAATCTGTAGCATTGCCTGCGGGTTTTCAAAACTCGATCTGGCCTGGGGAGCCGCCCACCGAGCCGGTGCCCCTCCGCGATGATCCAGGATTACAGTATAGGCGTGAGGTGTTTTTAACCAATAACACCCGCTATGTCACCCTAATTGGCCAGGTTGACCCCGTCAACACTGTGTTTGTGAATGGAGCACCCCAGGATGTCGATCGCCAGGGCGAGTTTCGCCTCACGCGTTTGGCAACATCCCGCTTGCGAGTCGAGGTCCTTGTGATCACTCCCCTTGGCCGCCAACAACTTCATGAGATTTACCTTCTCTAA
- a CDS encoding acetamidase/formamidase family protein, which translates to MSENRKKRWPKLWPSLFITTIALCFGASFLPTGMTQASAAVPPLESTLPTSCPSPASNPRHYKVAASPETVHWGFYSKNLAPIVSINSQDYVTLETITHHAGDDYDRMIAGDPAIEAIYNWTAEEKTISDRGPGVHILTGPVYVCGAEPGDLLEVKIVDLKLRPSGSDPTKTYGSNASAWWGFQYDNFKEEPKPREVITLYEMDATGEQDYATAVYRYKWTPQTTPDGTVHETIDYPGIIVDHDTVDEIGETLEGVKVPLRLHLGSMGVAPNEAAVVDSIPPSYFGGNIDNRNIGIGTAMYYPVAVPGALFSGGDAHASQGDSELDGTAIETSITGVFQFVLHKQADLAGTILEGVNYPLLETPDSWIVHGFTYPNYLEALGDDAQSEIYTLSSLDPALKDSSAKLRDFLMNGMNLTEDEAFSLITVGADFAITQVVDGNWGVHGIIPKGIFDPANVKPKPAVS; encoded by the coding sequence ATGTCTGAAAATCGCAAAAAACGGTGGCCAAAGCTGTGGCCATCGCTCTTCATCACTACGATCGCACTCTGCTTTGGGGCCAGCTTTTTGCCTACGGGTATGACCCAAGCCAGTGCGGCGGTGCCCCCCCTCGAAAGCACCCTGCCCACCAGTTGCCCCAGCCCGGCTAGCAATCCCCGCCACTACAAAGTCGCCGCCAGCCCCGAAACGGTGCACTGGGGCTTTTACAGCAAGAATTTGGCCCCGATTGTTTCAATCAATTCCCAAGACTACGTGACGCTGGAGACCATCACCCACCACGCAGGCGACGACTACGATCGCATGATTGCAGGCGACCCGGCGATCGAGGCGATCTACAACTGGACGGCGGAGGAAAAGACAATCAGCGATCGCGGCCCCGGCGTCCACATTCTCACTGGCCCGGTGTATGTGTGCGGGGCCGAGCCCGGCGACCTGCTGGAGGTGAAAATTGTTGACCTGAAGCTGCGGCCCAGCGGCAGTGACCCCACCAAAACCTACGGCTCCAACGCCTCGGCCTGGTGGGGCTTTCAGTACGACAACTTTAAAGAAGAGCCTAAACCCCGAGAAGTGATCACCCTCTACGAGATGGATGCCACAGGCGAGCAAGACTACGCCACCGCCGTCTACCGCTATAAATGGACGCCCCAAACCACCCCCGACGGCACGGTACACGAGACCATCGACTACCCCGGCATCATCGTTGACCATGACACCGTGGACGAAATTGGCGAAACCCTAGAAGGGGTGAAGGTGCCCCTGCGCTTGCACCTGGGCTCTATGGGGGTAGCCCCCAACGAGGCTGCGGTGGTTGACTCGATTCCGCCCAGCTACTTTGGCGGCAACATTGACAACCGCAATATCGGCATTGGCACCGCCATGTACTACCCCGTAGCCGTACCAGGGGCGCTGTTCTCCGGCGGCGATGCCCACGCCTCCCAAGGCGATTCTGAGCTAGACGGCACTGCCATCGAGACCTCCATTACCGGAGTGTTTCAGTTTGTGCTGCACAAGCAAGCCGATCTGGCGGGCACCATTCTCGAAGGGGTCAATTACCCGCTGCTCGAAACCCCCGATAGTTGGATTGTCCACGGCTTTACCTACCCCAACTACCTTGAGGCTCTAGGCGACGATGCTCAAAGCGAAATCTATACCCTGTCTTCACTAGACCCGGCGCTAAAGGACAGCTCAGCCAAGCTGCGCGACTTTTTGATGAACGGCATGAATCTCACGGAAGACGAAGCGTTCTCACTGATCACTGTTGGGGCCGACTTTGCCATTACCCAGGTGGTCGACGGTAACTGGGGTGTGCACGGCATCATCCCTAAGGGCATCTTTGACCCGGCGAATGTGAAACCCAAGCCAGCGGTGAGTTGA
- the glnT gene encoding type III glutamate--ammonia ligase: MAYPDIQPLSPALQALQHRLEQQGVKYALASFVDIHGLCKGKVVPLSHFDRMMQGSELFTGAALDGVPQAINDDEVGTMPDPDSATVLPWNPEVVWFASDLHLVGQPFEACCRTILKRALDQAAAMGYRFNLGIETEFFILKDTETGFGPVSDRDTLAKAAYAIPTVLDNYKILDTIVSAMNGLGWDVYSFDHEDAQGQFETDFTYCDALKMADRLTFFRLMVKELARAQGYFASFMPKPYANQTGSGAHYNMSLADLETGKNLFEDPTDPCGLSKLGYHFIAGVLKHAKAIVAVTCPTVNSYKRLVRQGSMSGFTWAPVYICYGNNNRTNMLRIPLGGGRVECRAADISTNLYLGAAMILAAGLEGIREGLDPGAPHTENMYTYSLAELEAMNIDLLPRTLGEAVSAFAADPLSEAVMGPLMYKTYVDFKTQEWEEYHSHVSDWELQRYLKFF; this comes from the coding sequence ATGGCCTATCCCGATATCCAGCCGCTTTCTCCCGCCCTTCAGGCTCTCCAGCACCGTCTAGAACAGCAGGGTGTGAAGTATGCCCTGGCCAGTTTTGTCGATATTCACGGTCTATGTAAGGGCAAAGTGGTGCCGCTGAGCCACTTCGATCGCATGATGCAGGGCTCTGAGCTGTTTACGGGCGCGGCCCTCGACGGTGTACCGCAAGCAATTAACGACGATGAAGTGGGCACCATGCCCGACCCCGACAGCGCCACGGTGCTGCCCTGGAACCCGGAAGTGGTGTGGTTTGCTAGCGATCTGCACTTGGTGGGTCAGCCCTTTGAAGCCTGCTGCCGCACTATTCTCAAGCGGGCGCTAGACCAGGCGGCGGCAATGGGCTACCGGTTTAACCTGGGGATTGAGACCGAATTTTTTATCTTGAAAGATACCGAGACTGGATTTGGGCCGGTGAGCGATCGCGACACCCTGGCCAAAGCTGCCTACGCCATCCCCACGGTGCTCGACAACTACAAAATTCTCGACACCATCGTCAGCGCCATGAACGGCCTGGGTTGGGATGTGTATTCGTTTGATCACGAAGATGCCCAGGGCCAGTTTGAAACCGACTTTACCTACTGCGACGCCCTGAAGATGGCCGATCGCCTCACCTTCTTTCGATTAATGGTGAAAGAACTCGCCCGCGCCCAGGGCTACTTCGCCAGCTTTATGCCCAAGCCCTACGCTAACCAGACCGGCAGCGGTGCCCACTACAACATGTCCCTAGCCGATCTAGAAACCGGCAAAAATCTGTTTGAAGACCCCACCGACCCCTGCGGCCTCTCGAAGCTGGGCTACCACTTTATTGCCGGGGTGCTGAAGCACGCTAAGGCGATCGTCGCCGTCACCTGCCCCACGGTGAATAGCTACAAGCGGCTGGTGCGTCAGGGCAGCATGTCAGGCTTTACCTGGGCGCCGGTCTACATCTGCTACGGCAACAACAACCGCACCAACATGCTGCGCATTCCCCTGGGTGGGGGCCGTGTGGAGTGCCGCGCCGCCGACATTTCTACCAACCTGTACCTGGGGGCGGCGATGATCTTGGCTGCCGGGCTGGAGGGCATTCGCGAGGGGCTCGACCCCGGTGCCCCACACACCGAAAACATGTACACCTATTCGTTGGCCGAACTGGAAGCCATGAACATTGACCTGCTGCCACGCACCTTGGGTGAAGCTGTCAGCGCCTTTGCCGCCGACCCGCTTAGTGAGGCAGTGATGGGGCCGTTAATGTATAAAACCTACGTTGATTTCAAAACTCAAGAGTGGGAAGAGTACCACAGCCACGTCTCCGACTGGGAACTTCAGCGCTACCTCAAGTTTTTCTAA